Proteins co-encoded in one Amaranthus tricolor cultivar Red isolate AtriRed21 chromosome 7, ASM2621246v1, whole genome shotgun sequence genomic window:
- the LOC130817986 gene encoding protection of telomeres protein 1b-like isoform X3 — translation MRNRDDYRFLRLTDAMSAFNQRVNLIGIIAEYGTPTRSKGTDWFCCLRIVDESHNIYGLLVNLFGATQEKLPQVQASGDIILLSQVVMKTHNLETYALFNKKFSSFALYEGKYGVSHNPYQVSSNFRPRSQDMIFVDGLRKWVNNFQLETVSKQSILLRQLKEGEHLDLVCKILHIYQANQDEWMLFVWDGSDAPPLQLHSDRLKTEKENALPLQLEPQPLVRDTLCSFPAVGTILRVYVDEKNVKFNIASLTAGRWVKFVNLTFKAHEGLWCGVLTSSTKVRFVPNEDLIILERQRDFKKRLNSKLDRMPFTSFPWPYRVTVDEVEDVPLFTLMDILTYSQVTAKFKCIVRVVAALPWTIEDFRSPDGTYRIRLTLEDPTARIHAFLYADDGEVFFEGHPPKDALVRKWNTLLGVVEVDSGDVIEYAPRNPPWILCCIKSYYVDKSDVWGSRKYRIFNTKLVC, via the exons ATGAGGAATAGAGACGACTATAGATTTCTTAGACTTACTGATGCAATGTCTGCATTTAATCAGAGAGTTAATTTAATCGGCATTATTGCGGAGTACGGCACTCCAACTCGAAGCAAAGGGACTG ATTGGTTTTGCTGTTTGAGAATTGTGGACGAGTCACATAATATCTATGGCCTTTTGGTTAATCTTTTTGGTGCAACTCAAGAGAAGCTTCCTCAGGTTCAGGCATCTGGGGACATTATCCTTCTTTCCCAAGTTGTG ATGAAAACTCATAATTTGGAAACCTATGCCCTTTTCAACAAAAAGTTCTCATCATTTGCCTTGTATGAGGGAAAATATGGTGTAAGCCATAATCCTTATCAAGTTTCCTCCAACTTTCGGCCGAGATCCCAAGACATGATATTTGTAGATGGTTTAAGAAAGTGGGTAAACAATTTCCAGCTTGAAACAG TTTCAAAGCAATCTATTTTGTTAAGGCAACTCAAGGAAGGAGAACATCTTGATCTTGTCTGCAAG ATTTTGCACATCTATCAAGCTAATCAAGATGAGTGGATGCTGTTTGTTTGGGACGGAAGCGATGCTCCGCCGCTTCAACTTCATTCAGA CAGGCTAAAGACTGAAAAGGAAAATGCACTTCCGCTGCAATTGGAACCTCAACCTTTGGTCAGGGATACCTTGTGTAGCTTTCCAGCTGTTGGGACAATATTGAGAGTTTATGTTGatgaaaaaaatgtgaaatttaATATTGCTTCGCTTACTGCTGGGAGATGGGTAAAATTTGTCAACCTAACGTTTAAAGCTCATGAAGGATTGTGGTGTGGTGTCCTTACTTCATCAACTAAAGTTCGTTTTGTACCCAATGAAGACCTCATTATATTAGAGCGTCAAAG AGATTTCAAGAAAAGATTGAATTCAAAGTTAGATCGGATGCCATTTACAAGCTTTCCATGGCCTTATCGTGTTACAG TTGATGAAGTTGAAGACGTGCCTCTTTTCACACTAATGGATATTTTGACATATTCACAG GTGACTGCAAAATTCAAGTGTATAGTAAGAGTTGTAGCAGCGCTTCCATGGACAATTGAGGACTTTCGGTCTCCTGATGGAACCTACCGTATCCGGCTTACTTTGGAGGACCCTACTGCTAGAATTCATGCTTTTCTGTATGCTGATGATGGG GAAGTGTTTTTCGAAGGACATCCTCCGAAGGACGCATTGGTTCGGAAATGGAATACATTGCTTGGAGTCGTTGAAGTCGATAGTGGTGATGTAATAGAGTATGCTCCGAGAAATCCCCCATGGATTCTTTGTTGTATCAAATCATATTATGTTGACAAAAGTGATGTCTGGGGAAGCCGGAAGTACCGGATCTTCAATACTAAGCTTGTATGCTGA
- the LOC130817986 gene encoding protection of telomeres protein 1b-like isoform X2, with protein MRNRDDYRFLRLTDAMSAFNQRVNLIGIIAEYGTPTRSKGTDWFCCLRIVDESHNIYGLLVNLFGATQEKLPQVQASGDIILLSQVVMKTHNLETYALFNKKFSSFALYEGKYGVSHNPYQVSSNFRPRSQDMIFVDGLRKWVNNFQLETVSKQSILLRQLKEGEHLDLVCKILHIYQANQDEWMLFVWDGSDAPPLQLHSELKTEKENALPLQLEPQPLVRDTLCSFPAVGTILRVYVDEKNVKFNIASLTAGRWVKFVNLTFKAHEGLWCGVLTSSTKVRFVPNEDLIILERQRDFKKRLNSKLDRMPFTSFPWPYRVTEVDEVEDVPLFTLMDILTYSQVTAKFKCIVRVVAALPWTIEDFRSPDGTYRIRLTLEDPTARIHAFLYADDGEVFFEGHPPKDALVRKWNTLLGVVEVDSGDVIEYAPRNPPWILCCIKSYYVDKSDVWGSRKYRIFNTKLVC; from the exons ATGAGGAATAGAGACGACTATAGATTTCTTAGACTTACTGATGCAATGTCTGCATTTAATCAGAGAGTTAATTTAATCGGCATTATTGCGGAGTACGGCACTCCAACTCGAAGCAAAGGGACTG ATTGGTTTTGCTGTTTGAGAATTGTGGACGAGTCACATAATATCTATGGCCTTTTGGTTAATCTTTTTGGTGCAACTCAAGAGAAGCTTCCTCAGGTTCAGGCATCTGGGGACATTATCCTTCTTTCCCAAGTTGTG ATGAAAACTCATAATTTGGAAACCTATGCCCTTTTCAACAAAAAGTTCTCATCATTTGCCTTGTATGAGGGAAAATATGGTGTAAGCCATAATCCTTATCAAGTTTCCTCCAACTTTCGGCCGAGATCCCAAGACATGATATTTGTAGATGGTTTAAGAAAGTGGGTAAACAATTTCCAGCTTGAAACAG TTTCAAAGCAATCTATTTTGTTAAGGCAACTCAAGGAAGGAGAACATCTTGATCTTGTCTGCAAG ATTTTGCACATCTATCAAGCTAATCAAGATGAGTGGATGCTGTTTGTTTGGGACGGAAGCGATGCTCCGCCGCTTCAACTTCATTCAGA GCTAAAGACTGAAAAGGAAAATGCACTTCCGCTGCAATTGGAACCTCAACCTTTGGTCAGGGATACCTTGTGTAGCTTTCCAGCTGTTGGGACAATATTGAGAGTTTATGTTGatgaaaaaaatgtgaaatttaATATTGCTTCGCTTACTGCTGGGAGATGGGTAAAATTTGTCAACCTAACGTTTAAAGCTCATGAAGGATTGTGGTGTGGTGTCCTTACTTCATCAACTAAAGTTCGTTTTGTACCCAATGAAGACCTCATTATATTAGAGCGTCAAAG AGATTTCAAGAAAAGATTGAATTCAAAGTTAGATCGGATGCCATTTACAAGCTTTCCATGGCCTTATCGTGTTACAG AAGTTGATGAAGTTGAAGACGTGCCTCTTTTCACACTAATGGATATTTTGACATATTCACAG GTGACTGCAAAATTCAAGTGTATAGTAAGAGTTGTAGCAGCGCTTCCATGGACAATTGAGGACTTTCGGTCTCCTGATGGAACCTACCGTATCCGGCTTACTTTGGAGGACCCTACTGCTAGAATTCATGCTTTTCTGTATGCTGATGATGGG GAAGTGTTTTTCGAAGGACATCCTCCGAAGGACGCATTGGTTCGGAAATGGAATACATTGCTTGGAGTCGTTGAAGTCGATAGTGGTGATGTAATAGAGTATGCTCCGAGAAATCCCCCATGGATTCTTTGTTGTATCAAATCATATTATGTTGACAAAAGTGATGTCTGGGGAAGCCGGAAGTACCGGATCTTCAATACTAAGCTTGTATGCTGA
- the LOC130817986 gene encoding protection of telomeres protein 1b-like isoform X1, giving the protein MRNRDDYRFLRLTDAMSAFNQRVNLIGIIAEYGTPTRSKGTDWFCCLRIVDESHNIYGLLVNLFGATQEKLPQVQASGDIILLSQVVMKTHNLETYALFNKKFSSFALYEGKYGVSHNPYQVSSNFRPRSQDMIFVDGLRKWVNNFQLETVSKQSILLRQLKEGEHLDLVCKILHIYQANQDEWMLFVWDGSDAPPLQLHSDRLKTEKENALPLQLEPQPLVRDTLCSFPAVGTILRVYVDEKNVKFNIASLTAGRWVKFVNLTFKAHEGLWCGVLTSSTKVRFVPNEDLIILERQRDFKKRLNSKLDRMPFTSFPWPYRVTEVDEVEDVPLFTLMDILTYSQVTAKFKCIVRVVAALPWTIEDFRSPDGTYRIRLTLEDPTARIHAFLYADDGEVFFEGHPPKDALVRKWNTLLGVVEVDSGDVIEYAPRNPPWILCCIKSYYVDKSDVWGSRKYRIFNTKLVC; this is encoded by the exons ATGAGGAATAGAGACGACTATAGATTTCTTAGACTTACTGATGCAATGTCTGCATTTAATCAGAGAGTTAATTTAATCGGCATTATTGCGGAGTACGGCACTCCAACTCGAAGCAAAGGGACTG ATTGGTTTTGCTGTTTGAGAATTGTGGACGAGTCACATAATATCTATGGCCTTTTGGTTAATCTTTTTGGTGCAACTCAAGAGAAGCTTCCTCAGGTTCAGGCATCTGGGGACATTATCCTTCTTTCCCAAGTTGTG ATGAAAACTCATAATTTGGAAACCTATGCCCTTTTCAACAAAAAGTTCTCATCATTTGCCTTGTATGAGGGAAAATATGGTGTAAGCCATAATCCTTATCAAGTTTCCTCCAACTTTCGGCCGAGATCCCAAGACATGATATTTGTAGATGGTTTAAGAAAGTGGGTAAACAATTTCCAGCTTGAAACAG TTTCAAAGCAATCTATTTTGTTAAGGCAACTCAAGGAAGGAGAACATCTTGATCTTGTCTGCAAG ATTTTGCACATCTATCAAGCTAATCAAGATGAGTGGATGCTGTTTGTTTGGGACGGAAGCGATGCTCCGCCGCTTCAACTTCATTCAGA CAGGCTAAAGACTGAAAAGGAAAATGCACTTCCGCTGCAATTGGAACCTCAACCTTTGGTCAGGGATACCTTGTGTAGCTTTCCAGCTGTTGGGACAATATTGAGAGTTTATGTTGatgaaaaaaatgtgaaatttaATATTGCTTCGCTTACTGCTGGGAGATGGGTAAAATTTGTCAACCTAACGTTTAAAGCTCATGAAGGATTGTGGTGTGGTGTCCTTACTTCATCAACTAAAGTTCGTTTTGTACCCAATGAAGACCTCATTATATTAGAGCGTCAAAG AGATTTCAAGAAAAGATTGAATTCAAAGTTAGATCGGATGCCATTTACAAGCTTTCCATGGCCTTATCGTGTTACAG AAGTTGATGAAGTTGAAGACGTGCCTCTTTTCACACTAATGGATATTTTGACATATTCACAG GTGACTGCAAAATTCAAGTGTATAGTAAGAGTTGTAGCAGCGCTTCCATGGACAATTGAGGACTTTCGGTCTCCTGATGGAACCTACCGTATCCGGCTTACTTTGGAGGACCCTACTGCTAGAATTCATGCTTTTCTGTATGCTGATGATGGG GAAGTGTTTTTCGAAGGACATCCTCCGAAGGACGCATTGGTTCGGAAATGGAATACATTGCTTGGAGTCGTTGAAGTCGATAGTGGTGATGTAATAGAGTATGCTCCGAGAAATCCCCCATGGATTCTTTGTTGTATCAAATCATATTATGTTGACAAAAGTGATGTCTGGGGAAGCCGGAAGTACCGGATCTTCAATACTAAGCTTGTATGCTGA
- the LOC130817986 gene encoding protection of telomeres protein 1b-like isoform X4: MKTHNLETYALFNKKFSSFALYEGKYGVSHNPYQVSSNFRPRSQDMIFVDGLRKWVNNFQLETVSKQSILLRQLKEGEHLDLVCKILHIYQANQDEWMLFVWDGSDAPPLQLHSDRLKTEKENALPLQLEPQPLVRDTLCSFPAVGTILRVYVDEKNVKFNIASLTAGRWVKFVNLTFKAHEGLWCGVLTSSTKVRFVPNEDLIILERQRDFKKRLNSKLDRMPFTSFPWPYRVTEVDEVEDVPLFTLMDILTYSQVTAKFKCIVRVVAALPWTIEDFRSPDGTYRIRLTLEDPTARIHAFLYADDGEVFFEGHPPKDALVRKWNTLLGVVEVDSGDVIEYAPRNPPWILCCIKSYYVDKSDVWGSRKYRIFNTKLVC; the protein is encoded by the exons ATGAAAACTCATAATTTGGAAACCTATGCCCTTTTCAACAAAAAGTTCTCATCATTTGCCTTGTATGAGGGAAAATATGGTGTAAGCCATAATCCTTATCAAGTTTCCTCCAACTTTCGGCCGAGATCCCAAGACATGATATTTGTAGATGGTTTAAGAAAGTGGGTAAACAATTTCCAGCTTGAAACAG TTTCAAAGCAATCTATTTTGTTAAGGCAACTCAAGGAAGGAGAACATCTTGATCTTGTCTGCAAG ATTTTGCACATCTATCAAGCTAATCAAGATGAGTGGATGCTGTTTGTTTGGGACGGAAGCGATGCTCCGCCGCTTCAACTTCATTCAGA CAGGCTAAAGACTGAAAAGGAAAATGCACTTCCGCTGCAATTGGAACCTCAACCTTTGGTCAGGGATACCTTGTGTAGCTTTCCAGCTGTTGGGACAATATTGAGAGTTTATGTTGatgaaaaaaatgtgaaatttaATATTGCTTCGCTTACTGCTGGGAGATGGGTAAAATTTGTCAACCTAACGTTTAAAGCTCATGAAGGATTGTGGTGTGGTGTCCTTACTTCATCAACTAAAGTTCGTTTTGTACCCAATGAAGACCTCATTATATTAGAGCGTCAAAG AGATTTCAAGAAAAGATTGAATTCAAAGTTAGATCGGATGCCATTTACAAGCTTTCCATGGCCTTATCGTGTTACAG AAGTTGATGAAGTTGAAGACGTGCCTCTTTTCACACTAATGGATATTTTGACATATTCACAG GTGACTGCAAAATTCAAGTGTATAGTAAGAGTTGTAGCAGCGCTTCCATGGACAATTGAGGACTTTCGGTCTCCTGATGGAACCTACCGTATCCGGCTTACTTTGGAGGACCCTACTGCTAGAATTCATGCTTTTCTGTATGCTGATGATGGG GAAGTGTTTTTCGAAGGACATCCTCCGAAGGACGCATTGGTTCGGAAATGGAATACATTGCTTGGAGTCGTTGAAGTCGATAGTGGTGATGTAATAGAGTATGCTCCGAGAAATCCCCCATGGATTCTTTGTTGTATCAAATCATATTATGTTGACAAAAGTGATGTCTGGGGAAGCCGGAAGTACCGGATCTTCAATACTAAGCTTGTATGCTGA